The window TGCTGGCTTTGGCGCTGCTGGCGCTGCTGCAGGTCTTGCTGCTGGTGCAGAAGATACTCCTCCGATTTCTTCTACTGCTACATCATACTCATTTCCATTAACTACTATTTTGAAGTTTTTCATAATTTAATTTTTCCTCCCTAAGATTCATTTAAAATCAAAATGTTTTTTTAATCTACTAAAAATTAAAATCTTGTGCTCATCTGATCTACAATACCTGCTTTTCCCCATGCTGGAGCAGCATCTGCAACTCTTCTGATGTTTCTTACAACAAGGTTACTTGTTGAAGTTCCTAACTGAGCCGCTACTGCAGCAGCTATTACAGCCACTAGCTCTTCATCATTTGTTGCAACCTCTTCTTCCTGTACTGGTGCAGATTGAGCAGGTGTTGCAGATGGTGTACTCTCTGCTACTGGTTTTGGCTTTTCAGCCATAACGCTTGTCATAAATCCTATTAAATACATTATAAATATAAGTGCTAACACTGTGATACCCATTCCTAGTATTACAGTTACACCTACACCCATCATTTTATCCCCGGCACTAAGGGATTTGATGGTTTCAGGATTACCAAACAACTTCATAAGTTCTGCAATATTCATCTATTCATCACTCCAATTGGTTTTTATAAAGGGATATTTCCATGCTTTTTAGCAGGTAATTTTTCCCTCTTACCTTCAAGCATATTAAAGGCGT is drawn from Ilyobacter polytropus DSM 2926 and contains these coding sequences:
- a CDS encoding OadG family protein, whose protein sequence is MNIAELMKLFGNPETIKSLSAGDKMMGVGVTVILGMGITVLALIFIMYLIGFMTSVMAEKPKPVAESTPSATPAQSAPVQEEEVATNDEELVAVIAAAVAAQLGTSTSNLVVRNIRRVADAAPAWGKAGIVDQMSTRF